The nucleotide window GTGAAGATGATGTGGCTCACCGGCGAGGAGTCGACGGCGTCGAAGTTGGCGCGGTGCACCGGCCCCTCAAAGCCCATCCCGGTGTTGACCACCACCCGTCCGGCGGCCGTGGTCAGCAGGTAGGAGTTCGACAGGCCCGGCGAGCACCACAGGCCCGGGGCGATCTCCTCGGCCTGGTCGGCGGCGGCGGGGCGCATCGCGTCGGCGCCGGGCCGGCCGCGATAGACCGGATCGAACATCGCAGGTTTCTCCTTCATTCGGCGCGGACATCGAATCTGTCGAAGTAGAAGTCGAACCGCTTGCGCAGCGTGTTGGCCGAGACGCCGAAATGGCGTTGTAGGTCGTAGCGGATGCGGCCGTGCTTGCCACGCGGGTTGCCGTCGAGGTACTGCTGGAAATGTCGGCACGCCTGCGGGGTCAGTTCGACGCCGCCACGCCGGTAAAGCTCTTCCAACACCGGCATTTCGTTGCCATTGAGCTGGTGGAAGTCGATGTCGATACTGCGTTCGGCGGGCACCATGTCACGGTCGCGCACCAACGCGCGCAGCAGGCGGTGCACCCGGTCGCTCCAATAGTCCACGAGCCATTCCGGGTCGATGCTGGTCCGGCGTAGCCGATCGGAGTAAGCCATCATCGTGATCGCCGACTGGATCACCGCTGCGGGGTCGCGGTGCGTGAACGCCACCGTCGCATCGGGGAAGGTGGCCATCAGCGCGCCGAGCTGCTCACAGTGCTGGGGGCTCTTGAGCACCCATGTGCGCGGACCACGCAGAAAGGTCAACGCCTGCAACACCTTTCTTAGATAGGCGTAGTGCCGGCGCTGGTCCAGACCCAGGTAATAGTCGCGCCAGTCGGGCACCCGCGCATGCCATTCCAGAACGTAGGAAGCCATGTCCAGGTCGAGCAGCTCGATTTCCTCTTCGATGGCCTCGGGGAACCGATCATGCATGGCGGCCACCGCCGGCGCGGTGTTCATCAACGCGTCGTGCTCGGCCCTTGTCCTGAGGTAGCGGGGGTCCATTCCGGCCCCGTCCGGACCCTGGCCGCGGGCCGGCAGCGGCTCTTGACTCTCCCAGTAGGGCAGCGCACGCCGACGCGGGTCCGTGGCGATGAGATTCACCAGATGCGTGGTGCCCGATCGCGGCATCCCAACCACGACGAAAGGCTGCTCGATCGGAATCGATTCGATCTCGGGATAGCGCTTGACGAGGTCGCTCAACGACAGCCGGTTTCGCAGCAGACGCACCACTCGTTGCCGCAGCGAGGAGCGCGCGAGCTGGGTCAGGCCACCGTCGCCTTCGATGGCCGTGACATGGGCGGCCAACCGCTGGCCGAAGCCGTCGGCGTCGTCCAGGCCCTCGGTCACCCCGGCCTGATCGAAGGCTTCGGCGAGCATCCGATCAACATCGAATTCGACATGTTTGGATTCGGTGAACTTCAACACCTGACGCTGGACATCGGTCAGCGTGGGTGAGGTCAGATCGTCGAAGTCGATATCACCGATGGGTTGAGCGCCCTGGCCTGCAAAGTCCACCGGATCCCCAGTTCGACGTCGAGATATCACACTGACGGTAGACGCAGTCGCGGGCAATAAGTCAAGCCGCATCCACCCACCGGACAAACTCGTCGGACCGCTCGCCGAGGTAGCGTGTGGGCGAAAGCGAGAGCAGGAGGGGCACTCACGCAATGGCCACACCCAACCCGTCGGGAGACCGATCCGGCCAGCCACCTTGGGGCGGTCAACCACCTGGCTATCCACCACGGCAGCCGCCGCAGATTCCACCGCCGTGGGGTTATCCGCACCAACCGCACCCCGGGTACCCGTCGCCCCCTGGCTATCCCCCGGCGGGTTTCTCCCTGGATCCGCAGGCGCCCTTTGGGCGCGATCCGAAATCGGGGGCACCGCTGTCCGACAAATCCGCGGTGACCGCCGGCTGCCTGCAACTTTTCTTTGGCTTCCTGGGCATCGGCCGCTTCTACATCGGATCGAATTCGATTGGCGCTGCACAGTTGTGTGTCGGTCTTTTCGGCATGGTCTTTACCCTGTTCTGCCTTATCGGTGTCCCGGTTTTGCTCGGCGCCCTGATCTGGGGGATCGTTGATGCGGTCCTGATGTTCACCGGCGGTGTCGCCGACGAGTACGGCCGGAAGCTGCGCTAGCGCGCCCTGACGGTAGCCTGCACGAAATGATCTCGGCAGGAAGGTTCTCCGGTGCTCGTTGTGACAACCAATGACATTCCCGGTTGGGAGATCCAACGCGTGTGCGGCGAAGTCTTCGGACTGACCGTCCGATCGCGAAATGCATTCTCACAGATAGGCGCTGGCTTCAAATCGATGTTTGGCGGTGAGCTGCAGGGGATGACCAGAAACCTGGCCGAGAGTCGCAACGAGGCCATGGCACGGTTGATGGGCGAGGCGCGCAGCAAGGGCGGCAACGCGATCATCGGAATGCGCTTTGACACCACCGAACTCGGTGACGTGTGGACCGAGATCTGCGCCTACGGCACCGCGGTGCAGGCCGTGCCGGTCACCGATGCCGCCCGCTACACCGCTTCCCAGCTCGGCTACGGTGGCGCGCCGCAGACGCAACCGTGACGACAGTGGCAGCCGCACGCCGTGGCCTGGCCCCCGCCGGCGTTCGCGGCGACCAACATGACGGTAGGTTCAGGAAGTGATTGTCGGGGCTTTCCTGGCCGAAGCCGCTACGGCCGTCGATAACAAACTCAATGTTTCCGGTGGCGTGCTGTACCGGTTTTGGGTCGAACCGGACCGATCGGCGCGGTTTTTGCTGGTCGTGCTGACCCAACGGGAGACCGGAATCCTCGATCGCCGCATCGACGTGGAGATCGTGCCGCCAACCGGTGACGACCCCGAACACATGACCTTCGAACTGCCAGAAGCCGCAACCACCGCCGAGGTCGGATTCGCCATCTTCAACATCGAGGTGACTCTGCCCGTCGATGGCCGGTGGGCGATTGTGGTGACCGGCGGCGCCGGGACCATTTCGCTGCCGCTGGTGGTCAGCAGCTGACGCAATACCGATGTTTGCGCCGTCGATCATGGGATGCGCCCAGCATTCGGTCGATCCACGCCCCCCTAAAAAATAAAGAAGTCGGTGGCGGAGGTGTATGAGTTCACGACATAGGTCACAGATGAGTCGCGTCATAGGTGACACCTGTGTCGACGCCCGATGAGTCGTGTCGTAAGTGACAGATCTGGGGGATGTCCAAAGCACGCGTGGTCATCCTCGAAGTCGTCAGTGGCCACTGGTCGGTGACCGGGGCCTCCCGATATACCTACAAGATCTCCCGGCAACACACCTACCGCCTGCTCGACCGGGTCCATCGACCGCACTCCCGATGCGCCGCTAGCAACCCCGGAGCCACTCCCGACGAGGTCATCGTCGCCTTGGCTGCAATCCGCGAACAGTTCAGCGCCGACGGACTCGACGCCGGCCCTGTGACCCTGCAAGGGCAGGCCACCACATCCTGAGCAGCCACACCATCAACCCCGAACCAGGCCGGAGTACTGCGGAACCCAGCGATTCACTAGGACGGGCAGAGACAGCAGCATGGGTGCGGCGTCAGTGGTGCCGGCGCCCAACAGGGAGCTGTTGAACTCGGTGCCTGTCTTGAATTTCCGCAGCGCCGCCCAGCCGCGCGGGTCGACCACGATGTGACTCGGCGTTGATCCTTCGGCCTCGAGCTCGGCCAACAGGTCGATGAGCGCGTCGAGGTCGTCGACGATTTCACCGCCTTCGACTACGTCGTCTATGTGCAGCAGACCGGCCGGCGGGTGTACTGCGGGGGTGTGGGTGCGACCTGGCTGATGTAGGCCTCGTCGGCGCGCTTGATGATGGCCCGCGACACCGACTGTGAGAGCTGGCCGGCGGTGCCGTCCTGGTTGAACTGTTCGGAGGACAGCTTGATCAGTTGGGAGATCTTGCCGGTGTGCACGAGCACTTCGGCCAAATCGGGTTCCGATTCGTCGATCTCGGCGGCCTCGGCGACGAACTCGGCGTCGGCGTCGTCGACGTACGCCACGTGAAGCGAGGGCTTGTCCCCTTCGATGGTGCCGGCGACGGTAGAGGTCTGCATGATCAGCGCTTCGGGTACGACATCGGCGGCTGCGAAGGTGGTTTCGTCTGGCCGCCACGCGTACGCCGTACGCCGACCTGTTCGATGCCGATCTGGATGCTGTTGCGGTCACTCTCCACAAGTCCTATTCACTCGAAGGTGTGGGCAAAGTGTGGGCACAGAATGGGCAGGACACCGGCCAGCAAACATGAAAATACCCTCTGAGCTGCGTTGGCAGTCAGAGGGATTTGGCGGTGGCGGAGGGATTTGAACCCTCGGACGGTTTTAGCCGTCACACGCTTTCGAGGCGTGCTCCTTAGGCCGCTCGGACACGCCACCGCCAAGCACCTTACCGAATCGACCGCCGGTCACCCCAATCGCTGACGGGCGAAGAACTCCTCCAGCGGCGCGGCGCATTGCTGGGCCAGCACGCCGCCGCGAACTTGGGGCCGATGATTGAGCCGGCGGTCACGCACCACATCCCACAACGAGCCGACCGCCCCGGTCTTGGGTTCCCAGGCGCCGAACACCAGGCGAGCCACCCGTGCCAACACCAGGGCGCCGGCGCACATGGTGCACGGCTCGACGGTGACCGCCAGCGTGGCGCCCGCCAGCCGCCACCCGTCGCCGAGCACCCCGGCCGCGGTTCGCAACGCCAGGATCTCCGCGTGTGCGGTCGGATCGCCCAGCGCTTCGCGGGCGTTGGCCGCGCGGGCCAGTTCGGTTCCGTCGGCGCCGACTATCACCGCTCCGATGGGCACGTCGCGCGGGCCGGCCGTCGCGGCCACCGCCAAGGCGGCTTGGATCAGCTCTTCGTCCGTAGTCACCGACCGAGACGGTCGATCACCGCCGACAGTTGGTCGGCGAAGCCCATTTCCCGGGCGATGCGGCCCAATTGCTCGTCGGCGTAGAGGTCGCTCTCATCGAGGATGACCCCCAGTACCGCTTCGGGCAGGCCGATGTCGGACAGCAGGCCCAGGTCACCCTCCTCGAACGGATCGGCGTCCTCGAGGTCTTCGGGATCGATGTCAGCGTCCAGGTTGTCCAGTACCTCGGCCGCGATGTCGTAGTCCAGCGCTGCGGTGGCGTCGGACAGCAGCAGACGCGTCCGAGAGGGCGCCGGACGCACGATGATGAAGAATTCGTCGTCGATGTCGAGGAGCCCAAAAACCGCTCCCGAGCTGCGCATTTCACGCAGCTCGGTTTCGGCGGCCGACAGGCTGGTCAGCGCATTCGAGCGCATCTCAGTGCAGCGCCATTTGCCCTCTTCCCGGACGACGGCAACGCCGAAACCGTCCGGCGTTTCCGCGGACGGGCCCTTGGCCGAGGCCCGTTGTGCTCCCATGGGCGCTTACGGTAGTCGTTGGCCAGGCGCGTGACCAGACGACTCCCCACCAGCACAGTTCGCCAACTGCGCCGGCAAGCTCCCGCCGGGTGTACAAGTGTGCCAACCTTGGGACTGTGCAGACGACACCCGTGTGCGTATTGGGTCTTGGCCTTATTGGCGGCTCCATCATGCGCGCCACCGCGGCAGCGGGCCGTGAGGTATTCGGCTACAACCGATCGGTAGAAGGGGCTCACGGGGCACAAGCTGACGGTTTCGACGCCAGCACCGACCTAGCCGCAACGTTGACCCGGGCCGCCGACACCGAAGCGCTGATTGTGCTGGCCGTTCCGATGCCGGCGCTGCCGAACATGCTGGCCCACATCCATGAATCGGCCCCGCATTGTCCGCTGACCGACGTCACCAGCGTCAAGCGCGCGGTGCTAGATGAGGTCGGCGCGGCCGGTCTGCGGGCTCGTTTCGTCGGTGGTCATCCGATGACGGGCACCGCGCACTCCGGCTGGTCGGCCGGCCACGGTGGCCTGTTCACCCGAGCCCCCTGGGTGGTCAGCGTGGACGCCCATGTCGATCCCGACGTGTGGTCGATGGTGATGACGTTGGCGTTGGACTGCGGGGCCGTGGTGGTACCCGCCAAGTCCGATGAGCACGATGCCGCCGCGGCCGCTATCTCGCATCTCCCGCACCTGCTCGCCGAGGCGTTGGCGGTCAGCGCCGCCGAGGTCCCACTCGCTTTCGCCTTAGCGGCCGGATCCTTCCGCGACGCCACCAGGGTCGCCGGCACCGCCCCGGATCTGGTGCGGGCGATGTGCGAAGCCAACGCCGGGCAACTGGTGCCGGCCGCGGACCGAATCATCGAGTTGCTCGGTCACGCCCGTGAGTCGCTGGCCAACCACGGTTCGGTGGCGGACCTGGTTGACGCCGGAAACTCCGCGCGTACCCGCTACGAAAGCTTTCCACGCTCGGACATTGTCGAGGTGGTGATCGGCTCGGAGCGCTGGCGCGAACGACTTGCCGCCGCGGGCCGAGCGGGCGGAGTGATCAGATCCGCTCTGCCAAGCCTGGATAGTCCAGGATGAATCCCTCGGGGTCGACGGTCACGGTGGTATCGGCCACCGGTGAACGCAACTTGATCCCGTCCAGACGTCCCTCGCTGGCGTAGTTCACGGTGGCCGCGTCGACCGTCATATCGGGCACATTCACGTAAACCATCGGCAGGGCGAGCATCTCCGCGCGTTCGTGGATGCCAAGGCGCCGGATCGGTAACGCGTTGAAGAACGGGCTGAACACCAAGTCGATGTCCAGGGCCCCGTTGTATCCCGCGCGCCGCTCCCCTTGATGGTCGGTGACCAACCACATGTTTTCTTCGTCACGCGCAATGGCCAGCTGACGTTCTCGTTCCGCCAACGTAACGGTCAGGCCGAAGCGCTTGGTGGCGCCGGCCTCGTCGGTCTGCAGGTCGTAATAGGCGCCGAAGGCCGGATTGGTTGCGGTGGCCGCCGCCACGATACGGCCGTTGGCCCTGATTCGCTTGCCCGACACCTGGATTCGCACCGACTCCATGCGCGAGACGTCCTGCGCACGCCAGGTGAGCATCGCCGACCAGAGGCGCCGAGCCGGATCAGAGGAAGCTGGAGTCACCCCCCTACCGTAGGACGTGTCCGCCTTGCCCTGCACGACTGTCGGCAACTGCGGCAGCACGTGCCCGTTTGGGCCGCCCGCCGGGCCCGCGCAGACGACCGGTACCTGGCACCGATATCCACACCGCCAACGCCAGCATCCCGTCCAGGATCAGCGCCAGCGCGGCCACCATCAGGGCACCGACCAGGGCGATGTGGAATTGCCGTTCCTTGATCCCGTCGATCAGATAGCGGCCCAGCCCACCCAGGCTGGCGTAGGCGGCCACCGTTGCGGTGGCGACCACCTGCAGCGTCGCACTGCGCAGCCCGCCGAGCATCAGCGGCAACGCGTTGGGCATTTCAACGCGCAACAGCACCCGGGATTCGGTCATGCCCATGGCGCGGGCGGCATCCACGATCAGCGGGTCGACACCGGCGATACCCGCATAGGTGCCGGCCAGCAGCGACGGGATGCCCAGCAGCATCAGCGCTGCAATCGGGGGCGCCAAACCCAGCCCGAACAACAGCGCACCCAGCAACAACACCCCCAGCGTCGGCAACGCGCGCAATCCATTGATCGCGCTGACCACCAACACTTGGCCGCGGCCGGTGTGGCCGATGACCAGTCCGATCGGGATGGCGACCAGGGCCGAAGCCGTGACCGCCAGGGCGGTGTACTCCAGATGCTCGCCGGTGCGGGCCGCCAGGCCGGCGGGCCCGGTCCAGTTGTCGACGGTGGATAGGTAGGACAGCACATGCTGCAGGAAATTCACCGGGCACCGCCCACGATCGGGGATCGGATTCGACGACGGGACCGGGACGCCTCCCATGGTGTGATCAGCCGGCCGGTCAGGTTCAGCAGCATGTCGATGAGGATGGCTAGCGTGAACATCGCGATGATGCCGGCCATGATCTGGTCGGTCTTGTTCGTCTGATAGCCCATGGTGAACCAGGTGCCCAGGCCGCCGATGCCGATTACCGCACCCACCGAAACCATCGCGATATTGGTCACCACCACCACTCGCAGCCCGGCCACCAGGACCGGGATCGACAACGGTAGCTCGATTTTCAGCATCCGGGCCAGGGGCGAGTAGCCGACCGCGACGGCCGCATCGCGCACCTGCGTCGGCACCGCGTCCAGCGCCTCCAGCACGGCCCTCACCAACAGTGCGGTTGTGTAGGCGCTCAGCGCAATGATGACGTTGGCTTCGTCGAGGATCCGGGTCCTGATGAGCAGCGGCAGCACCACGAACAGCGCCAGCGACGGGATGGTAAATACGATGCTGGCGGTCGCCGTGGTCACCCGGCGGAGCAACGGCGCGTGCTGCACCAGCAGCCCCAGCGGCACCGCGATCGCCAAACCGATCAGCACCGGAATCAGCGACAACCGCAGATGCACCACGGTCAGCGCCCAGGCGTTGCTCAGATGGGTCAGCAGGTAGTGCACGGCTCACTCCCGCCTTCGGCGGTTTACCGCGGCCAGCACGTCGGCGGCCAGGACCGCGCCGATGACCTTGCCACCGCCATCGACAGCGACGCCCATCGCCGACGGCGAAGACAGCGTGGCATCCAGCGCCTGGCTGAGGTTGCCGTTCGGCCGGAACAGCGAGCCCACCACGGTCATGGTGTCCGACAAAGGGGCGCCGCCCCGGTGGTGCCGCACTCCGACGGCATCGATCCAGCCCAATGGGGCGTTCTCGGTGTCGACCACCAGCGCCCAGCCGTCGGGTAGCTGGGTCTCCCCCAGGCGGTCCACGGAAATCCGCTCGATGTCGTGCACGGGCAGATCCGCGCCGTCGTAGAGCTGCAACAGTCGGTAGCCGCGACCCAGACCGATGAACTTCGACACGAATTCGTTGGCCGGGCGCGATAGCAGCCGGGTGGGTTGGGCACACTGTTGCAGGCGCCCGCCCGGCGCGAACACCGCTACCACGTCGCCCAGCTTGAACGCTTCGTCGATGTCGTGTGTGACAAACACGATGGTCTTGTGCAATTGGTCCTGCAGACGCAGGATTTCGTTCTGCAGGTCGTGGCGTACGACCGGGTCGACCGCGGAGAACGGCTCGTCCATCAACAGGATCGGCGGGTCGGCCGCCAATGCTCGTGCGACCCCGACCCGTTGTTGCTCGCCGCCGGAGAGCTGAGCGGGATAGCGGGTGGCAACCTTGGGATCCAGCCCGACGCGCTCGAGCACCTCATAGGCGGCCTTACGGGCGGCCCGGCGGGACTGGCCGCGCAACACCGGCACGGTCGCCACGTTGTCGATGACCCGTTGGTGCGGCATCAGCCCCGCGTTTTGGATGACATAGCCGATCCCGAGGCGCAACTGGACCGGGTTAACGGTGGACACGTCCGTCCCGTTGACGGTAATGGCGCCCGAGGATGGCTCCACCATCCGGTTGATCATGCGCAACGCCGTCGTCTTGCCGCAGCCGGAGGGGCCGACGAATACCGTTAGCATGCCGTTGTCGACGTCGAGGCTTAATTGGTCCACGGCGGTGGTGCCGTCGGCGTACACCTTCTGAACTTTGTCAAAGCTGATCAAGTTGTTCCCAGTCTCTACGGCTTGATCGGGCGGTCAAAACCGTTGTCGCGCACCCATTTTTGGGCAGCCTCGTCGGGATCGACGCCACCGTTACCCGATACCGCGGCATTGAGTTCGGCGACGCCGTCGGTGGTCAACTTCGCCGACACCGCGTCCAGCACATCTTTGAGCCGATCCGACTTCTTCTGCGAATTGACCAGCGGCACAATGTTGCCGGCCAGGAAGTTGTGTTCCGGATCCGCGAGGACCACCAGCTGGTGCTGACGGATTGCCGGCGAGGTGCTGAAAATGTCGGCGGCGGTGACCGTTCCATCCAGCAGCGCCCGCACGGTTACCGCACCGCCGCCATCGTTGATCGACACGAAATTGCCCGACGCGATGTCGAGTCCGTACTTTCGGAGTAGCCCAGACAACCCAGAGGGCCTGGTTTGAAACGCCGACGGCGCCGCGAACTTCACCTCGGCTGAATGTGCGGCCAGGTCCGCGATCGTCCTCAGCTGCCACCTACCCGCGGTTGCGCTGGTAACGGTGACCGTGTCGGTATCGGAGGCCGGTGACGGTGTCAGAATCGACAGGTCACCGGGTAAGCGCCGGTAGAGCTCCAATTCGACGGCATCGAGCAGGGTCGCGGTGGCCTGGGGCTCGAAGTACAGCAACAGGTTTCCGATGTATTCGGGCACCAGGTCGATGGAATGGTCCTTCAGCGCCGGAACGTACGTCTCGCGGCTACCGATTCCCATCCGCCGCCCGATGTCGAATCCGTTGGCCTGCAATGCCTGTGCGTAGATTTCGGCGACGATCTGCGATTCCGGAAAGTCGGCGGACCCGACCACGATCGAGTTGATGTTGCCCGACGAGGTGCCAAACGGGTCGGAACTGCCACAACCAGCGATCGGGCACACGCCCGCGAAGCACACCGCAACGGCGAGTGTCGCGCGCCGCACGTGCCGCAGCATCCGCATGCTGTTGACACTATCGTCAGAGTCGGCGTGGCGCCGCCGCGACATGGGCGTGCAGC belongs to Mycobacterium basiliense and includes:
- a CDS encoding sulfotransferase family protein, translated to MDFAGQGAQPIGDIDFDDLTSPTLTDVQRQVLKFTESKHVEFDVDRMLAEAFDQAGVTEGLDDADGFGQRLAAHVTAIEGDGGLTQLARSSLRQRVVRLLRNRLSLSDLVKRYPEIESIPIEQPFVVVGMPRSGTTHLVNLIATDPRRRALPYWESQEPLPARGQGPDGAGMDPRYLRTRAEHDALMNTAPAVAAMHDRFPEAIEEEIELLDLDMASYVLEWHARVPDWRDYYLGLDQRRHYAYLRKVLQALTFLRGPRTWVLKSPQHCEQLGALMATFPDATVAFTHRDPAAVIQSAITMMAYSDRLRRTSIDPEWLVDYWSDRVHRLLRALVRDRDMVPAERSIDIDFHQLNGNEMPVLEELYRRGGVELTPQACRHFQQYLDGNPRGKHGRIRYDLQRHFGVSANTLRKRFDFYFDRFDVRAE
- a CDS encoding TM2 domain-containing protein, which codes for MATPNPSGDRSGQPPWGGQPPGYPPRQPPQIPPPWGYPHQPHPGYPSPPGYPPAGFSLDPQAPFGRDPKSGAPLSDKSAVTAGCLQLFFGFLGIGRFYIGSNSIGAAQLCVGLFGMVFTLFCLIGVPVLLGALIWGIVDAVLMFTGGVADEYGRKLR
- a CDS encoding YbjQ family protein encodes the protein MLVVTTNDIPGWEIQRVCGEVFGLTVRSRNAFSQIGAGFKSMFGGELQGMTRNLAESRNEAMARLMGEARSKGGNAIIGMRFDTTELGDVWTEICAYGTAVQAVPVTDAARYTASQLGYGGAPQTQP
- a CDS encoding nucleoside deaminase, with the protein product MTTDEELIQAALAVAATAGPRDVPIGAVIVGADGTELARAANAREALGDPTAHAEILALRTAAGVLGDGWRLAGATLAVTVEPCTMCAGALVLARVARLVFGAWEPKTGAVGSLWDVVRDRRLNHRPQVRGGVLAQQCAAPLEEFFARQRLG
- a CDS encoding tRNA adenosine deaminase-associated protein translates to MGAQRASAKGPSAETPDGFGVAVVREEGKWRCTEMRSNALTSLSAAETELREMRSSGAVFGLLDIDDEFFIIVRPAPSRTRLLLSDATAALDYDIAAEVLDNLDADIDPEDLEDADPFEEGDLGLLSDIGLPEAVLGVILDESDLYADEQLGRIAREMGFADQLSAVIDRLGR
- a CDS encoding prephenate dehydrogenase, which encodes MCVLGLGLIGGSIMRATAAAGREVFGYNRSVEGAHGAQADGFDASTDLAATLTRAADTEALIVLAVPMPALPNMLAHIHESAPHCPLTDVTSVKRAVLDEVGAAGLRARFVGGHPMTGTAHSGWSAGHGGLFTRAPWVVSVDAHVDPDVWSMVMTLALDCGAVVVPAKSDEHDAAAAAISHLPHLLAEALAVSAAEVPLAFALAAGSFRDATRVAGTAPDLVRAMCEANAGQLVPAADRIIELLGHARESLANHGSVADLVDAGNSARTRYESFPRSDIVEVVIGSERWRERLAAAGRAGGVIRSALPSLDSPG
- a CDS encoding putative glycolipid-binding domain-containing protein; the encoded protein is MLTWRAQDVSRMESVRIQVSGKRIRANGRIVAAATATNPAFGAYYDLQTDEAGATKRFGLTVTLAERERQLAIARDEENMWLVTDHQGERRAGYNGALDIDLVFSPFFNALPIRRLGIHERAEMLALPMVYVNVPDMTVDAATVNYASEGRLDGIKLRSPVADTTVTVDPEGFILDYPGLAERI
- a CDS encoding ABC transporter permease, encoding MNFLQHVLSYLSTVDNWTGPAGLAARTGEHLEYTALAVTASALVAIPIGLVIGHTGRGQVLVVSAINGLRALPTLGVLLLGALLFGLGLAPPIAALMLLGIPSLLAGTYAGIAGVDPLIVDAARAMGMTESRVLLRVEMPNALPLMLGGLRSATLQVVATATVAAYASLGGLGRYLIDGIKERQFHIALVGALMVAALALILDGMLALAVWISVPGTGRLRGPGGRPKRARAAAVADSRAGQGGHVLR
- a CDS encoding ABC transporter permease, encoding MHYLLTHLSNAWALTVVHLRLSLIPVLIGLAIAVPLGLLVQHAPLLRRVTTATASIVFTIPSLALFVVLPLLIRTRILDEANVIIALSAYTTALLVRAVLEALDAVPTQVRDAAVAVGYSPLARMLKIELPLSIPVLVAGLRVVVVTNIAMVSVGAVIGIGGLGTWFTMGYQTNKTDQIMAGIIAMFTLAILIDMLLNLTGRLITPWEASRSRRRIRSPIVGGAR
- a CDS encoding ABC transporter substrate-binding protein; protein product: MRMLRHVRRATLAVAVCFAGVCPIAGCGSSDPFGTSSGNINSIVVGSADFPESQIVAEIYAQALQANGFDIGRRMGIGSRETYVPALKDHSIDLVPEYIGNLLLYFEPQATATLLDAVELELYRRLPGDLSILTPSPASDTDTVTVTSATAGRWQLRTIADLAAHSAEVKFAAPSAFQTRPSGLSGLLRKYGLDIASGNFVSINDGGGAVTVRALLDGTVTAADIFSTSPAIRQHQLVVLADPEHNFLAGNIVPLVNSQKKSDRLKDVLDAVSAKLTTDGVAELNAAVSGNGGVDPDEAAQKWVRDNGFDRPIKP